Proteins encoded in a region of the Photobacterium profundum SS9 genome:
- a CDS encoding tetratricopeptide repeat protein, whose protein sequence is MFRFAKVPTYLLISALLSSSFTVSANNSNSLPEIGTTAAATLTIEKGQEYGDAYMRMLRASQPVISDPLLSEYVQDLGNRLVANADSVRTPFNFFMIQNREINAFAFFGGYVAIHSGLFLYAQSESELASVIAHEIAHVTQRHLARSMEDQAKKSPMTMAALVGSLMLAIAAPEAGIAAIHATTAASMQGQINYTRSNEKEADRIGIATLAKSGFEVQAMPRFFGRLADQYRYASKPPAMLLTHPLPEARVSDTRSRANQYPNVRLPLSEPYQLTRARIVARYAGIESEAALDWFNRKMKKASPKMKPALNYGKALVYMDSGKYQQAHALLDPLIAAEPNNRFYIDSATDLDLFQKRYDSAINRLEKALRQNPNNSVLRLNLAHALQESGLNASSISILTRYTYDNPNDSNGWSLLAQAYAAAGKRDGELASRAELMALRGQWDRAINNYIQASQIADVNSLDQARYDARIDQLRLSRERFANLQ, encoded by the coding sequence ATGTTTCGTTTTGCTAAAGTGCCAACCTATCTATTAATCAGTGCTTTATTAAGCTCTAGTTTCACTGTGAGTGCTAACAACAGCAATAGTCTACCAGAAATTGGGACAACAGCTGCTGCGACATTAACAATAGAAAAAGGGCAGGAGTACGGTGATGCATACATGCGCATGTTACGTGCTAGCCAACCGGTTATCAGTGACCCTTTATTATCGGAATATGTACAAGATTTAGGTAATCGTCTTGTTGCTAATGCAGACAGTGTACGCACGCCATTTAATTTCTTCATGATCCAAAATCGTGAAATTAATGCGTTCGCGTTTTTTGGTGGCTACGTAGCGATTCATAGTGGGTTGTTTTTATACGCTCAATCAGAAAGCGAACTGGCTTCGGTTATTGCCCACGAAATAGCACACGTTACTCAACGCCACCTAGCCAGAAGCATGGAAGATCAAGCTAAAAAGTCCCCCATGACAATGGCAGCACTAGTGGGCTCTTTAATGCTTGCTATTGCGGCACCTGAAGCCGGGATCGCCGCGATTCATGCGACAACGGCGGCATCAATGCAAGGGCAAATTAACTATACCCGCAGTAATGAAAAAGAAGCTGACCGTATCGGTATTGCGACTTTAGCCAAATCTGGTTTTGAAGTACAAGCTATGCCGCGATTCTTCGGACGCTTGGCCGATCAATACCGCTACGCCAGTAAACCACCAGCGATGTTATTGACTCACCCATTACCAGAGGCCCGTGTTTCTGATACGCGTAGCCGTGCGAACCAATACCCGAATGTAAGGTTACCGTTATCTGAACCTTACCAACTGACTCGAGCACGAATTGTGGCACGTTACGCAGGTATTGAGAGTGAGGCTGCACTTGATTGGTTTAACCGTAAAATGAAAAAAGCGTCTCCCAAAATGAAGCCGGCGCTTAATTATGGTAAAGCGCTGGTTTACATGGATTCAGGTAAATACCAACAAGCTCATGCGTTATTAGACCCTCTTATTGCGGCAGAGCCCAACAATCGTTTTTACATTGATTCAGCAACCGATCTAGATTTATTCCAAAAACGCTATGACTCTGCTATCAATCGCTTGGAAAAAGCGCTGCGACAAAACCCGAATAACAGCGTGTTACGTTTGAACTTAGCGCATGCTTTGCAAGAATCAGGTTTAAATGCGAGCAGCATTTCGATACTTACCCGCTACACCTATGACAACCCTAACGATAGCAATGGTTGGAGTCTACTGGCGCAAGCCTATGCAGCAGCAGGTAAACGAGACGGGGAATTAGCCTCTCGCGCAGAGTTAATGGCACTACGAGGTCAATGGGACAGAGCGATTAATAATTATATTCAAGCGAGTCAAATCGCTGATGTTAATTCACTAGACCAAGCACGCTATGATGCCCGTATTGATCAGCTACGTTTATCTCGTGAACGTTTTGCAAATCTGCAATAG
- a CDS encoding DUF2066 domain-containing protein, with protein sequence MKEFFMLRFAFLFLALLALPVKAATVTNLYQAQVVLPDTDKQSEKQAQAQGLEQVLIKVSGQSAIANNEVIRKAMTNSRLYISQFGYGNLNGERTLELTFNGGQIRDLLTKANATLWNEQRPTILVWLVEESNREREILWDQSGNSLQPQMNLAADKRGLPVIMPIGDFDDVTALSIPDLWGGFVQPIAEASLRYNPDAVLVVRARKQADDNVNLSWQLFPQKPDQIVNSQKAPAEGRVSGTAAKATTDMMNKVADELAAKYAVQLGGASDGAFAIQVGNVKTTEDFFTLERMLTNLTSVASVNANRLQGDSVQFDVKLLSSEAAFRRELGQDSRISQKTIDIQDTIEFEDNIATGVIDPVAADIAQNNMLIKPIDPQASSDQSGQLPAEPSAIDVSATIQPEQAQVEVYYWKS encoded by the coding sequence ATGAAAGAGTTTTTTATGCTGCGTTTTGCTTTTTTATTTTTGGCTTTATTAGCCTTACCGGTGAAAGCCGCGACCGTTACCAATTTGTATCAAGCTCAGGTTGTATTACCTGATACCGATAAACAATCAGAGAAACAAGCACAAGCCCAAGGGTTAGAGCAGGTATTGATTAAGGTATCCGGTCAGAGTGCAATTGCTAATAACGAAGTGATTCGTAAGGCTATGACTAATAGCCGGCTATACATCAGCCAATTTGGTTACGGTAATCTTAATGGTGAGCGCACATTGGAGCTGACGTTTAATGGCGGCCAAATTCGTGACCTATTAACCAAAGCTAACGCAACACTATGGAATGAGCAGCGTCCGACTATTTTGGTGTGGCTCGTCGAAGAGTCAAATCGTGAACGTGAAATTCTGTGGGACCAATCTGGCAATTCTTTGCAGCCACAGATGAACCTTGCTGCAGATAAACGTGGCTTGCCCGTTATTATGCCTATTGGTGATTTTGATGATGTGACCGCATTAAGTATTCCTGATTTATGGGGTGGTTTTGTTCAGCCAATTGCCGAGGCGAGCCTACGCTATAATCCTGATGCGGTACTTGTTGTTCGAGCACGTAAGCAAGCGGATGATAATGTTAATTTATCTTGGCAGCTATTCCCTCAGAAGCCCGATCAGATTGTGAACTCTCAAAAAGCACCCGCAGAAGGGCGAGTATCAGGCACGGCAGCTAAAGCAACAACCGACATGATGAATAAGGTTGCCGATGAACTGGCGGCTAAATATGCCGTTCAACTTGGTGGTGCAAGTGATGGCGCGTTTGCCATTCAAGTGGGCAATGTAAAAACAACCGAAGACTTTTTTACTTTAGAAAGAATGCTGACCAATTTGACCTCTGTGGCATCGGTTAATGCTAACCGGTTACAAGGTGATTCAGTTCAATTCGATGTAAAGCTATTGAGTAGTGAGGCCGCATTTCGTCGAGAGCTAGGTCAAGATTCGCGTATTAGCCAGAAAACGATAGATATACAGGATACGATTGAATTTGAGGATAATATCGCAACCGGTGTTATTGATCCTGTTGCCGCTGATATCGCTCAAAATAACATGTTAATAAAGCCTATCGATCCACAAGCATCTAGTGATCAGTCAGGTCAGTTACCCGCTGAACCTAGTGCCATAGATGTGAGTGCAACAATACAGCCAGAGCAGGCTCAAGTTGAAGTGTATTACTGGAAATCTTAA
- the lpcA gene encoding D-sedoheptulose 7-phosphate isomerase gives MYQDLIRAELNEAAEVLTRFLSDDKNMADIEAAAKLLAESFKQGGKVLSCGNGGSHCDAMHFAEELTGRYRENRPGYPGIAISDPSHLSCVSNDFGYDYVFSRYLEAVGSAGDVLFGLSTSGNSGNILKAIEAAHAKGMKVIALTGKDGGKMAGLADVEIRVPHFGYADRIQEIHIKIIHILIMLVEKEMAE, from the coding sequence ATGTATCAGGATTTGATTCGCGCAGAACTTAATGAAGCGGCTGAAGTATTAACGCGCTTTTTAAGCGATGACAAAAATATGGCAGACATTGAGGCGGCGGCTAAATTACTGGCTGAATCTTTTAAACAAGGTGGTAAAGTGCTGTCTTGTGGTAATGGTGGTTCACATTGTGATGCGATGCATTTTGCCGAAGAGCTAACCGGTCGTTATCGTGAAAATCGTCCAGGTTATCCTGGCATTGCGATTTCTGATCCAAGTCATTTATCGTGTGTAAGTAATGACTTTGGTTATGATTATGTGTTCTCTCGTTACCTTGAGGCTGTAGGCTCTGCCGGTGACGTTTTGTTTGGTTTATCTACATCAGGTAATTCGGGCAATATCCTTAAAGCGATAGAAGCAGCGCATGCTAAAGGCATGAAAGTGATCGCGTTAACGGGTAAAGATGGCGGTAAAATGGCTGGTCTAGCTGATGTGGAGATTCGAGTGCCACATTTTGGTTATGCTGATCGTATTCAAGAAATACATATTAAAATCATCCATATTTTGATTATGTTAGTTGAAAAAGAAATGGCGGAGTAA
- a CDS encoding uracil-xanthine permease family protein: protein MMQVLQGAQMLFVAFGALVLVPLLTGLDPNVALFGAGIGTLLFQVVTKRSVPIFLASSFAFIAPIMYGVQTWGIASTMGGLMTAGVVYVLMGVLIKVRGVGFIHKILPPVVVGPVIMVIGLGLAPAAVNMAVGKSGDGGIQLINGDTAIWISAASLITTIAFSVFAKGFFKLMPIMAGVVVGYCVSLGFGVVDFTPVVQASWLAMPNFTFPEFNINAILFMIPVAIAPAVEHVGDILAISNVTGKDYLKKPGLHRTIAGDGIATIAASMFGAPPNTTYSEVTGAVMLTKAFNPIIMTWAAITAIVLAFVGKLGAILQTIPVPVMGGIMILLFGSIATVGLNTLIKNQVDLHKARNLVIVAVTLVFGIGGMAFGIGEFSLQGISLCGIVAIVLNLILPDDLGESHVVDNAQMEDTQNN from the coding sequence ATGATGCAGGTACTGCAAGGTGCCCAAATGCTCTTTGTCGCATTTGGTGCGTTAGTTCTGGTTCCATTACTAACAGGCTTAGATCCTAATGTTGCCCTCTTTGGTGCGGGTATAGGGACACTCCTTTTTCAAGTTGTAACCAAACGTTCTGTTCCTATTTTTCTCGCGTCTTCTTTCGCGTTTATCGCTCCAATTATGTATGGGGTGCAAACATGGGGCATCGCTAGCACCATGGGCGGTCTTATGACTGCTGGTGTGGTTTACGTGTTAATGGGTGTTTTGATTAAAGTTCGTGGGGTCGGATTTATTCATAAAATACTACCGCCTGTTGTTGTCGGCCCTGTCATTATGGTTATCGGTCTTGGTTTGGCGCCAGCTGCCGTTAATATGGCAGTCGGTAAAAGTGGCGATGGTGGCATACAACTCATCAATGGTGATACTGCAATATGGATTTCAGCAGCTTCATTAATAACAACCATTGCTTTTAGTGTCTTTGCAAAAGGATTTTTCAAGCTGATGCCGATTATGGCAGGGGTTGTCGTGGGATACTGCGTAAGCCTTGGGTTTGGCGTCGTTGATTTCACGCCAGTAGTTCAAGCAAGCTGGTTAGCGATGCCTAACTTCACCTTCCCTGAATTCAATATCAACGCTATTTTGTTTATGATCCCTGTTGCTATTGCACCTGCGGTCGAACATGTCGGTGATATACTCGCAATATCCAACGTCACAGGAAAAGATTACCTGAAAAAACCTGGGCTTCACCGTACGATTGCTGGTGATGGTATCGCAACTATTGCGGCATCAATGTTTGGCGCACCACCGAATACGACTTACTCTGAAGTGACTGGTGCTGTTATGCTCACAAAAGCATTTAACCCTATCATCATGACATGGGCTGCTATCACAGCAATTGTTTTAGCTTTTGTCGGTAAACTCGGTGCTATATTGCAAACAATCCCTGTACCTGTAATGGGTGGGATCATGATTTTGTTATTCGGCTCAATTGCCACCGTTGGTCTTAATACATTGATTAAAAACCAAGTTGATTTACACAAAGCCCGTAACTTAGTCATTGTTGCGGTTACATTGGTTTTTGGTATTGGTGGAATGGCATTTGGTATTGGTGAATTCAGCCTTCAAGGCATCAGCCTTTGTGGTATCGTCGCAATTGTACTGAATCTAATTTTGCCGGATGATTTAGGTGAATCGCACGTTGTAGATAATGCGCAGATGGAAGATACGCAGAATAACTAA
- the arsC gene encoding arsenate reductase (glutaredoxin) (This arsenate reductase requires both glutathione and glutaredoxin to convert arsenate to arsenite, after which the efflux transporter formed by ArsA and ArsB can extrude the arsenite from the cell, providing resistance.) yields the protein MSVTIYHNPRCSKSRQTLALIEEKGITPTIVKYLDETPSENELKGLFAKLGYASVRDMMRTKEDAYKTLALGEGTVTDEQLFTAMSQNPKLIERPIVVNGEKAAMGRPPESVLDIL from the coding sequence ATGTCAGTCACTATTTACCATAACCCTCGCTGTTCTAAGAGCCGTCAAACACTCGCACTTATCGAAGAAAAAGGGATTACACCCACAATTGTTAAATATCTTGATGAAACGCCCAGTGAAAATGAATTAAAAGGCCTCTTCGCCAAATTAGGTTACGCATCTGTACGCGATATGATGCGCACAAAAGAAGATGCATACAAAACTCTGGCTTTAGGCGAAGGCACTGTGACTGACGAACAGCTATTTACTGCGATGAGCCAGAACCCAAAACTCATTGAGCGTCCTATTGTTGTGAATGGTGAAAAGGCAGCCATGGGTCGCCCACCAGAATCGGTATTGGATATTTTATAA
- the upp gene encoding uracil phosphoribosyltransferase yields the protein MKVVEVKHPLIKHKIGLMREGDISTKRFRELATEVGSLLTYEATADFETEKVTIEGWNGPVEIDQIKGKKVTVVPILRAGLGMMDGVLEHVPSARISVVGVYRDEETLEPVPYFNKLASNIDERIALVVDPMLATGGSMIATLDLLKENGCKQFKVLVLVAAPEGIAALEKAHPDVELYTAAIDEKLNDKGYIIPGLGDAGDKIFGTK from the coding sequence ATGAAGGTCGTTGAGGTTAAACACCCATTAATAAAGCATAAGATCGGCTTGATGCGCGAAGGCGATATCAGCACTAAGCGTTTCCGTGAACTAGCGACGGAAGTAGGCAGCTTGCTAACTTATGAAGCGACGGCTGACTTTGAGACAGAAAAAGTGACAATTGAAGGCTGGAATGGCCCAGTTGAAATTGATCAAATCAAAGGTAAAAAAGTAACGGTTGTGCCAATCCTACGTGCAGGTTTAGGCATGATGGATGGCGTTCTTGAGCATGTACCAAGTGCACGTATCAGTGTTGTTGGTGTTTACCGTGATGAAGAGACGTTAGAGCCAGTACCATACTTTAATAAACTAGCATCAAATATTGATGAGCGTATTGCATTGGTTGTTGACCCTATGTTGGCGACTGGCGGTTCTATGATCGCAACGTTAGATTTATTAAAAGAAAATGGCTGTAAGCAATTTAAAGTATTAGTACTTGTTGCTGCGCCAGAAGGTATTGCAGCATTAGAAAAAGCACACCCAGATGTAGAGCTATACACTGCGGCTATTGATGAAAAGCTAAATGATAAAGGCTACATCATACCGGGTCTTGGCGATGCTGGTGATAAAATTTTCGGTACTAAATAA
- a CDS encoding DUF2069 domain-containing protein codes for MTPMSSNTKNLRYFALIANLSLILWVGLWQSTISPHPHLNNYVIAVMWIIPMLLPLKGILEGKPYTHAWANFILMFYFLHALTILWVDDGERWLALIELIITSSAFVANILFARVRAKELGIKLKRLSQVEREEREAHDTKEPK; via the coding sequence ATGACGCCTATGAGCTCGAACACAAAAAATTTACGCTATTTCGCACTCATTGCGAATCTTTCCCTGATCCTATGGGTTGGGCTATGGCAAAGTACGATTTCTCCCCATCCCCACTTGAATAATTACGTTATTGCAGTGATGTGGATAATACCAATGCTATTGCCTTTAAAAGGTATTTTAGAAGGTAAGCCGTATACGCATGCATGGGCGAACTTTATTTTAATGTTCTACTTTCTGCATGCATTAACGATTTTGTGGGTTGATGATGGCGAGCGTTGGTTAGCCTTGATCGAGCTCATTATTACCTCTAGTGCTTTTGTTGCCAATATTTTATTTGCCCGTGTTAGAGCAAAAGAGCTTGGTATTAAGTTAAAGCGTTTATCTCAAGTCGAAAGAGAAGAAAGAGAAGCTCACGACACCAAAGAACCAAAATAA
- the purM gene encoding phosphoribosylformylglycinamidine cyclo-ligase: protein MSGNNSSLSYKDAGVDIDAGNALVDRIKGVVKRTHRPEVMGGIGGFGALCSLPTKYKEPILVSGTDGVGTKLRLAMDLNKHDTIGIDLVAMCVNDLIVQGGEPLFFLDYYATGKLDVDTAASVVAGIGEGCIQAGCALIGGETAEMPGMYHGEDYDVAGFCVGVVEKADIIDGSKVQAGDALIAVGSSGPHSNGYSLVRKIIEVSNADLNEELEGKSLADHLLTPTKIYVKSTLKMMESCDVHAISHITGGGFWENIPRVLPEGAKAVVDGNSWQWPAIFNWLQTAGNVETYEMYRTFNCGVGLVIALPQAQAEQAIEILKAEGENAWLLGSIANAEVGEEQVEIK from the coding sequence GTGAGCGGCAATAACTCTTCTCTTAGTTACAAAGATGCTGGTGTAGATATCGATGCAGGTAATGCATTAGTTGATCGTATTAAAGGGGTGGTAAAACGCACCCACCGTCCGGAAGTAATGGGCGGCATTGGTGGTTTCGGAGCTCTTTGCTCGTTACCAACCAAGTATAAAGAGCCGATATTGGTATCTGGCACCGACGGCGTGGGCACTAAACTTCGTTTAGCAATGGACTTAAACAAGCATGACACTATCGGTATCGATTTAGTGGCAATGTGTGTGAATGACCTCATAGTTCAAGGTGGAGAGCCCCTATTCTTCCTTGATTATTATGCAACAGGCAAACTGGACGTGGATACGGCAGCAAGTGTTGTGGCGGGTATCGGCGAAGGTTGTATTCAAGCTGGGTGTGCTTTGATCGGCGGTGAAACTGCTGAAATGCCAGGCATGTACCACGGCGAAGATTACGATGTTGCAGGCTTCTGTGTTGGCGTAGTAGAAAAAGCTGACATTATTGATGGTTCTAAAGTACAAGCTGGCGATGCATTAATTGCAGTTGGCTCGAGTGGTCCACACTCAAACGGTTACTCGTTAGTACGTAAAATCATTGAAGTATCAAACGCTGATCTAAATGAAGAATTAGAAGGTAAGTCACTGGCTGACCATCTACTAACACCAACCAAAATATATGTTAAATCAACGCTTAAAATGATGGAATCGTGCGACGTTCACGCAATTTCTCATATTACGGGCGGTGGTTTCTGGGAGAATATTCCACGCGTGCTACCTGAAGGCGCTAAAGCTGTTGTCGATGGTAATAGCTGGCAGTGGCCGGCAATCTTTAACTGGCTACAAACAGCTGGTAACGTTGAAACTTACGAAATGTACCGTACGTTCAACTGTGGCGTTGGCCTCGTTATCGCACTACCGCAAGCACAAGCAGAGCAAGCTATTGAGATCCTAAAAGCTGAAGGTGAAAACGCTTGGTTATTAGGTTCGATCGCCAATGCAGAAGTAGGTGAAGAGCAAGTGGAGATTAAGTAA
- a CDS encoding class II glutamine amidotransferase: MCELLGMSANVPTDICFSFTGLMQRGGNTGPHRDGWGIVFYEGKGYRTFKDPNPSCQSRIAELVQGYPIKSKAVVSHIRQANRGGVSLENTHPFTRELWGQYWTFAHNGQLTGYEALETGRFKPVGDTDSEIAFCWLLSQLDAKFSELPEELAPVYDYIAQCCDRLRQLGVYNMLLSNGSCVVTYCTNNLHWITRRAPFGQASLIDEDVTIDFHKETTPNDVVTVVATQPLTNDESWHKMQEGEFCVFHYGELIHNRTL, from the coding sequence ATGTGTGAATTGCTTGGCATGAGCGCAAATGTGCCGACAGATATCTGTTTTAGCTTTACAGGCTTAATGCAACGAGGTGGTAACACTGGTCCCCATCGTGATGGTTGGGGAATCGTGTTTTATGAAGGGAAAGGGTATCGTACGTTTAAAGATCCGAACCCAAGTTGCCAGTCACGTATTGCAGAGCTTGTTCAAGGATACCCGATTAAAAGTAAAGCGGTAGTCAGCCATATAAGGCAAGCTAATCGAGGTGGAGTGAGCTTAGAAAACACTCACCCATTTACCCGCGAACTTTGGGGGCAGTATTGGACATTTGCGCATAATGGGCAGTTAACGGGGTATGAAGCCCTTGAAACTGGCCGTTTTAAACCTGTGGGTGATACGGATAGTGAAATTGCATTTTGTTGGCTCCTAAGCCAATTAGATGCCAAATTTTCTGAATTACCTGAAGAGTTAGCCCCCGTTTACGACTACATTGCACAATGTTGTGATCGATTACGTCAATTAGGGGTGTATAACATGCTCTTGAGTAACGGTAGTTGTGTGGTGACGTATTGCACGAATAACCTTCATTGGATAACACGTCGTGCACCGTTTGGACAAGCATCGTTGATTGATGAAGATGTCACGATTGATTTCCATAAGGAAACAACACCGAACGATGTAGTGACAGTCGTTGCCACTCAACCTCTAACCAACGATGAAAGCTGGCATAAAATGCAAGAAGGGGAATTCTGTGTATTCCATTATGGTGAGTTGATTCACAATAGAACCTTGTAA
- the purN gene encoding phosphoribosylglycinamide formyltransferase yields MKNIVVLISGNGSNLQAIIDACQANTIKNANVVAVLSNKADAYGLERAKNAGVQAINLMVADYENRDAYDKAMIEQIDLFKPDLVILAGYMRILSDEFVRHFQGKLINIHPSLLPKYQGLHTHQRALDAGDEEHGTSVHFVTEELDGGPVILQAKVPIFAEDTIEDITARVQLQEHRIYPLVTNWFLQQRLSMENDQAVLDGHVLPSHGYAADE; encoded by the coding sequence ATGAAAAACATCGTTGTCCTGATTTCTGGTAATGGTTCAAACTTACAAGCCATCATTGATGCTTGCCAAGCTAACACTATCAAAAACGCAAATGTTGTCGCGGTACTTTCAAACAAAGCGGATGCTTATGGACTTGAACGTGCTAAAAACGCTGGTGTTCAAGCTATTAACCTTATGGTAGCTGATTACGAAAATCGCGATGCTTACGATAAAGCAATGATAGAACAGATTGATCTGTTTAAGCCTGACTTGGTTATCCTTGCTGGATATATGCGTATTCTAAGTGATGAATTTGTTCGCCACTTTCAGGGCAAATTGATAAATATTCATCCGTCTTTACTGCCGAAGTATCAGGGGCTTCATACCCACCAGCGCGCACTCGACGCTGGCGATGAAGAACACGGTACTAGCGTGCACTTTGTAACAGAAGAGCTCGATGGTGGTCCGGTAATCTTACAAGCAAAAGTGCCTATTTTTGCTGAAGATACCATTGAAGACATTACAGCACGCGTTCAATTGCAAGAGCATCGCATCTATCCATTAGTAACGAATTGGTTCTTACAACAACGCTTAAGCATGGAAAATGATCAAGCTGTCTTAGATGGACATGTTTTACCTTCTCATGGGTATGCTGCAGATGAATAA
- the wrbA gene encoding NAD(P)H:quinone oxidoreductase, which produces MLTVLVLYYSRHGNTRQLARQIARGIEQVDGCEAQLRTVAEIKAQGKTDELPLTGDPIVTLEDLKQCAGIALGSPVRFGNMAAPLKHFIDSTSTEWLSGTLIGKPASVFTSSSSMHGGQETTLQSIMLPLLHHGMLVVGIPYSEPLLHTTQHGGTPYGASHLNNENNKTIHSNEATLAQALGKRLATIALKLNG; this is translated from the coding sequence ATGCTAACAGTACTTGTGCTGTATTACAGCCGCCATGGTAATACCCGTCAGCTTGCGCGACAGATTGCTCGTGGTATTGAGCAAGTTGATGGCTGTGAAGCCCAGCTACGTACTGTCGCCGAGATTAAAGCACAAGGGAAGACGGATGAGTTACCACTCACTGGTGATCCCATCGTGACACTGGAAGATTTAAAACAATGCGCTGGAATTGCGCTTGGTAGCCCTGTTCGCTTTGGTAATATGGCTGCGCCACTTAAGCACTTCATTGATAGCACCAGTACAGAATGGTTATCAGGAACATTAATTGGCAAGCCTGCAAGTGTGTTTACCTCATCGTCTTCGATGCACGGCGGTCAAGAAACAACGTTACAATCTATCATGCTTCCTTTGTTGCACCACGGAATGCTCGTCGTTGGGATCCCGTATTCAGAACCGCTGCTACATACCACGCAACATGGCGGCACGCCTTATGGGGCTTCTCATTTAAATAATGAGAATAATAAAACCATTCATTCAAATGAAGCCACTCTAGCGCAAGCTTTGGGGAAACGACTCGCTACTATCGCATTAAAACTGAACGGATAA
- a CDS encoding sulfurtransferase TusA family protein — MDIQTLNLASERCPLALLLAKRASKSLRSNQSIEIIISDAGARQDISRYLLNNGFNVKVQADTPQELVIIATKRL, encoded by the coding sequence ATGGATATTCAAACGCTTAATTTAGCTTCAGAACGTTGTCCTTTGGCGCTTTTATTAGCAAAAAGAGCAAGTAAAAGTCTTCGTTCAAATCAGAGTATAGAAATTATTATCTCTGATGCTGGTGCGAGACAAGATATTTCCCGTTACCTTCTTAATAATGGGTTTAATGTAAAGGTACAAGCCGATACTCCACAAGAGCTTGTCATTATCGCAACTAAAAGGCTGTGA
- the tnpA gene encoding IS200/IS605-like element ISPpr13 family transposase — MDYRYGSHTVFKIQYHFVFVTKYRYQVLTGDVGLKARELIRQTCHAFEIDILKGVISKDHVHLLVSAPPNMAPSEIMRRIKGRTSAKLFESYPDLKKKYWGRHFWARGYFCVTSGDLTEEMIKEYLDHHFEPKAEDNFRTEG; from the coding sequence ATGGATTATAGATATGGAAGTCATACAGTCTTCAAAATTCAGTACCATTTCGTTTTTGTAACGAAGTATCGTTATCAAGTTTTGACTGGTGATGTTGGCTTGAAAGCTCGAGAGCTAATCAGGCAAACATGTCATGCTTTTGAGATTGATATTTTGAAGGGGGTAATCAGTAAAGATCATGTTCACTTGTTAGTTTCTGCACCACCCAATATGGCACCTAGCGAAATAATGCGAAGGATTAAAGGCCGTACATCGGCTAAGTTGTTCGAGAGTTATCCTGATTTAAAGAAGAAATACTGGGGACGTCATTTTTGGGCTAGAGGCTACTTTTGTGTGACATCTGGTGACCTAACGGAAGAAATGATAAAGGAATACCTTGATCATCACTTTGAGCCCAAGGCTGAAGATAACTTCAGGACAGAAGGCTAA